GTTGCCCCTTGGCCAGCTTCTGGTCCACCTCCAGCCAGGGATCGCCCTCGGCGTCGCGCAGGCTCAGACCGATACGCCGCTTGTTCATATCGACCTCTTTGACCATCACCGAAACGGCCTGACCGGTGTAGACGACGTCCTGGGGTTTGTGCACCCGCTGGGTGTAACTCATTTCGCTGATGTGCACCAATCCCTCGATGCCGGGCACGATCTCCACAAAGGCACCGAAGTCGGCACAGCGAGTCACCTTACCAGAGATTTTCTGGCCGGGCCGGATGGTTTCGGGCAGGCGATCCCACGGGTCGCCCTCGACCTGTTTGACCGACAGGGCGATTTTGGGGCCCTTTTTGCCGGGTTCGATGCGCAGGACCTTGACCCGGATCGTCTGGCCCGGCTTGACGGCATCCTCCGCCTTTTCCAGCCGCGACCAGCTCAGCTCGGAAATGTGCACCATGCCTTCCAGACCGGGCGTCAGCTCCACGAAGGCGCCGTAAGGCATCAGACGCGTCACGCGGCCGTCGAACGTCTGACCCGCTTCCAGTGTCTCCATGAAGGCGGCCTGGACCTTTTTCTGTTCGGCCTCGAGCAACTGACGCCTGGACACCACGATGTTGCGGCCATTTTCGGTGATCTGCTTGATCAGGAATTGAAAGGTCTGGCCCACATACTTTTCCCCATCTTCCACGTATTGGGTGTCGATCTGGCTGATCGGGCAAAAGGCGCGGCGCTTGAGCACCTCGACCTGAAAACCACCCTTGATGGTCTGGACCACCTTGCCTTCCACCGGAATGTTGCCCGAATGGGCATCCCTGAGCATCTCCAAACCGCCCACCCCGGCTATGGCGCGGGAAAGACGGATCTCGCTCTCGTTGGCGGCCACCACGAACAGATCCAGTTCGTCGCCCACTTCGTAGGGCAGCTGCCCCTCCTCGTCCTTGAGCTCCTCGAGCTCCACCACACCGTCGGTCTTGGTGCCCGTATCCACGAAAACCGAGCTGCTGGTGATGGCGATAATGCGTCCATGGACTTTGTCGCCGATCCGCAAATCCTCTTTCATGCCGGCGCTGTAAGCTTCGAACATCTCGGCGAAGCTCTCTTCCCCCTCTTCGCCATGGTCTGGGTCGTCGTTGATGGAATGGTCGTCAACCATACAAATATCCCTGATATCAAAGTGGTTATGGTCCTGCGCAACACCATGTTGCGGCACGAGGGGCCTCGGCTCATGCGTGCCGCCCTGTTGGCACCACATCCTTGGACGGAGCGAACAGGGCTTTCAGCAGAAGAAACGTCATATTCACCAAAAAACGGTGCACTTTGCAAGAAAGAATCGGTGTGCGACCTGCGAGACCGCCTCTTGCTCGCAGGCTACCGCTTGCAACCGGACCGGGGATCCCTATATTTTGTCTGTTTGAGGGTCCCCTGGCCGACATGAAACGTCAAACGGCAAGGGTTAAACCGTTTCGACAACAGACGACACAAGGAGCGAATCGACAATGGGCAACCAAATACGCACGACCTTACTGCTCGCCGTCATGACCGTTCTGATCATGGTGGTCGGACATTTGATCGGCGGACAACAGGGCATGTTCATCGCCCTGATCATCGCAGCGGGGATGAACTTTTTCAGTTACTGGTTTTCGGACAAGATCGTCCTGAAGATGTATCGTGCCCAGGAAGTGACCCCCCAGCAATCCCCCGACCTTTATGAGA
This is a stretch of genomic DNA from Desulfatitalea tepidiphila. It encodes these proteins:
- a CDS encoding 30S ribosomal protein S1 codes for the protein MVDDHSINDDPDHGEEGEESFAEMFEAYSAGMKEDLRIGDKVHGRIIAITSSSVFVDTGTKTDGVVELEELKDEEGQLPYEVGDELDLFVVAANESEIRLSRAIAGVGGLEMLRDAHSGNIPVEGKVVQTIKGGFQVEVLKRRAFCPISQIDTQYVEDGEKYVGQTFQFLIKQITENGRNIVVSRRQLLEAEQKKVQAAFMETLEAGQTFDGRVTRLMPYGAFVELTPGLEGMVHISELSWSRLEKAEDAVKPGQTIRVKVLRIEPGKKGPKIALSVKQVEGDPWDRLPETIRPGQKISGKVTRCADFGAFVEIVPGIEGLVHISEMSYTQRVHKPQDVVYTGQAVSVMVKEVDMNKRRIGLSLRDAEGDPWLEVDQKLAKGQPVNGTVEKQEAFGTFVRLAPGIVGLLPKSAISRSPNAATIDRLKSGDAIAVVVEEINKADRRISLKPHDAGDEDQWQQFKADTDNSSMGALGEKLARALKKSDK